The sequence below is a genomic window from Mytilus edulis chromosome 2, xbMytEdul2.2, whole genome shotgun sequence.
AATATGTATATAACCTTTGGAAATGTCTTCAACTTGAAATATGTATATAACCTTTGGAAATGTCttcattctttttatatattaagtCTTCTTTGGTTAAAAATATTCAACTTTGTTTAATATTGATGccaaatatatacatttgttgATAATAAGTCTTGATACGTAACAAGGCATTGTTGTGAACAGCCAAAAAATGTGTGTTCTAATTCATTTTACTAATTATTGCACAAGATGGCATAGTTACTGTTATATTGGCAGACTTGATTATTGAAACTTGAGAAAATATGATAATTGGTAGGACTCTGTTTTTTATACTCAGTTGTTGAAGTTTATAATGTTCTAGTTGGTATACATGTCTCTGTTGCCAACTTGTCTGTAGAAATGTGATTTACATTTTAGTTGTTGTGTATTGGTTTCTAAACTTTGTAGTTGAGAGTTGACGCAAGTGCCAATTGATTTGTCTTTAGTTGGCAGACTTGGTTATAAAAAGTTGAAGAATGTATCAGTAATGTGTCTTGGTTGCCAAAGTAGAAGTATTGGTGAAAATAAATGGGTTTACAGtaatctgtgtcatttggtctcctttAAATAGtgatctcattggcaatcatagcacatcttctatttcatatcaaaatacatatttaccaATATAGAAATACTTTAATAGTAATTTTCATCTGTTACAATATAAAGATGATAAATAACTTGCCAAGTAATACTGGTATCATATCAGTTTCTAGCCATTTCCTCCTCTTTCTTTCACCATATGACAGATTTGTGATCAATTTGAGAACCTCTGTATTGGTGTCCTGATCTGGGCTTATTTCTATAAACTTCTGTAATGTCTCAAAACCATCAAGTTTCAATATAACATCACCTGTAACCAAAATAACAATTACATTCATACCACCTATCAGTAgtcaataattttatttatataaacattaaagTGATACTACATGTATGCTATAAATGATTGCTTACACTGGCATGGTATTGAAAAAGGTACCTTCTCAAGGTTCTCAAAATCAATTTAATCTCTTTGTTTGAATAATCTTCATATAAGCGTCTCCCAAATTTTTATGTTACATATACaagtacatatatttatatactttttaaaaccCGTCTCCTCTaattcttttattgttttaatacaatttttCATCAGATTTTTGTGAAGTCCAATGGTAACTCTCTTTTGGCATGGTTTCGGCACTTATACATGTCATGTGCCATTGTGAAATTGTTCTTTCATCATTTTTGTATTGTTTCTTCCATTTTTGCTTataaatgtgctttgtctatatgccatttgttttgttttttgctgGCATATAAATTGTACTGAATTGTTTTTATCTGTTTATAGTGatcaaaatttttacacaatGTTGCCTGTTGTTCCccaatttttttacctttttagcttactttgtttgttttgttcacacattgttgtgaATATTATCATGATAATGGAATtttaatacaagtgagaggttaagctaatTATAAAACCTGGTTTAGTGTAATCACCATATTCTACCTAAggcaatgcctgtaccaagtaaggaatatgacagttgttttcatttcttcgatgtgtttgagcttttgatatccCATTTGACAATTTAAaagacttttctttttgaattttccttgaaattcagtatttttgtcgcTTTACTTATTTTGATCTTTTAAGTGGCCcatgattttaaaattgatagaaaactaaaagtttcaaaattttgaGTTTACTGGGTTTTACAACCTTATGACAATAGTGCTTTATAAGACAAACACTGCCAGACTAGCTTTAAAAATAGGTAACCATGTAAGACAATGGGAACAGAATATAAGTTTTGCAAACCTGTCATccaagaaaaaataaattgtgtttaCCCAACTTAATGAATTATATCcttgtattatcatgattatagaatCTTTATATCAGAATTGACAGGTCCTTCTGTTTATGTGCAATTCTTATAGTATTTGATTTCAAAGTTCTTTCagtttttttacctgctggtatGCTTTTCTGTGTCAGATTACATAAAATGGCTCCAGACAATTTTACCATCAATGAGTCCCTAGGCTGTGCCTGTACACCtacataaaacattttcattcaataaatcattatttaataTGTCTATAAACATCATGATTACAAGTTGTAAATTCATAAGCATGTATCCAGTATATTATTagctaatatacatgtatatatagtgaCTTTTGTTCGATTGAAACAAATAATCATACAGGGCAAAAGCCTAGCCCAAATGCAAGTTATTTCACTCATGTATATCTGTCATGAGCATGATGAGTCAATTTATCatccaaataaaatatgtttatttttgtaaaattacacTATACCACCTGTAATACAAGCACATAATTTGAAGACAAGAGtgaacacactgaaatgtctcgccttctttactaatcattgatattatgttgatactcctaaatataaagctttattacgaatgtcacataaacttaacatgaaccatgaaaatgaggtcaaggccagttgaaccatatgccaggcagacatgtacagctaacaatgcttccatacaacaaatatagttgacctattgcttagagtttaagaaaatagaccaaaacacaaaaacttaacactcagagcaatgaaccatgaaaacaaggtcaaggtgaaataaaacctgcacgactgacatatagatcataaaacatttccatacaccaaatatagttgacctatgacatatagtattagataaaaagaccaaaactcaaaaacttaactttgaccactgaaccatgaaaatgaggtcaaggtcagatgacatctgcctgctagacatgtacaccttacaatcattccatacaacaaatatagtaaacctattgcataaagtatgagaaaaacagaccaaaacacaaaaacttaactataaccactgaaccatgaaaatgaagtcaaggtcagatgacacctgccagttggacatgtacaccttacagtccttccatacaccgaatatactagccctattgcttgtagtatctgagatatggacttgaccaccaaaacttaaccttgttcactgatccatgaaatgaggtcaagtgaaaactgtctgacagacatgagaacctttcaaggtacgcacatatcaaatatagttatcctattacttataataagagagaattctgaacttttttttcaagtggtcactgaaccatcaaaatgaggtcacggacattggacatgtgactgacggaaacttcgtaacatgaggcatctatatacaaagtatgaagcatccaggtcttccagcttctaaaatataaagcttttaagaagtaagctaacaccgccgccgccgccgtagccggatcactatccctatgtcgagctttctgcaacaaaagttgcaggctcgacaaaaatgaatatgaagggcaataactccttaaggggttaattgacaattttggtcacgttgacttatttgtagctaTAGATCTTATtaagctgaacattattgctgtttacagtttatctctatctataataatattcaagataataaccaaaaacagtaaaatttccttaaaattactaattctggggcagcaacccaacaacggtttgtttgtttgtctgaaaatttcagggcagatagatcttgacctaaatAACAATTCagccccatgtcagatttgctctaaatgattcgGTTTCAGAGCTATaagccaaaatttacattttacccctatgttctatttttagccatggtacgtggccatcttggttggttggcagggtcacgccacacattttttaaactaggaCGCTGgaagacggacgccaagtgatgagaaaagctcacttgacctttcaggtcaggtgagctaaaaatgtaaaattttatagatattttaattCTCCACTTAAAGTATCTTATGTGCATTACATTACAATTGATGATCAAAtgctgtttttttcatttttaaaaaaatcagaaaaacagaaaacaagagtgcacacgctgaaatgtcttgccttctttactaattattgatattatgttgatagtccaaaatataaatatttattgtcacataaactcaacattaaccaagaaaactaaatgTTGATCAATGAACCCTGacaatgaggtcaaagtcaaatgaaccatgcccaacagacatgtacagctaacaatttgTCCATACAagaaatatagttgaccaattgcttATAAATCAAGAaaaagagaccaaaacacaaatacttaacactgagcaaagaactgtgaaaatgaggtcaaggtcaaataaattcTGCACGCCTGACATTAAGATCATAAAATACttccaaatatagttgacctattgcatgtagtattagaaaaatagaccaaaactcaaaaaacttaactttgaccactgaaccatgaaaatgaggtcaaggtcagatgacaccggtcagctagacatgtacaccttacaatcatttcatacaccaaaaatAGTAGACCTACTGCATATACATTTTATGTACATGATATAgcataagaaaaacagaccaaaacacaaaaacttaactataaccactgatccatgaaaatgaagtcaacatcagatgacacctgccagttggacatgttcaaAATGTTCACCTTACAGTTCTTCCATACGCCAAAAAAACAAGACCTagtgcttatagtatctgagatatacaaatgtatggacttgaccaccaaaacttaaccttgttcactaatccatgaaatgaggtcgaggtcaagtgaaaactgtctgacgggcatgaggaccttgcaaggtacgcacaaaCCAAATAGTTATCCTATATTACTTacaataagagagaatttaacattacaaaaaatctaaaactttttttcaagtagtcactgaaccaagaaaatgaggtcaaggacattggacatttgATTCacagaaagttcgtaacatgaggcatctatatatacaaagtatgaagcatccaggtctttcaccttctgaaatataaagctgcaggctcaacaaaaaatgaaacgacatatatatattttttcttttaattataccACATTATATATGCTTTGTGCTATATATACTGTTTACTTTGTGCGTTTGTGCATGGCgctatcaaacatttttttttttataaaatcatgcAACATACCTTGAATTGAACAGAGCTTTATCTGTGGAGGTAGATTTAAATTGTTAGGTGTACCATACACATTCATGACATTGTCTGCTGCTACATCAACAACAAATCCATAGTCAAGGGCCCATACCCTTACTTCCTGTGGTTTTCTTGACAACACCTCGGCCCTGAAAAGGAATACTTCACCATCTCTTTCCTTTGCAACAACTATCAAATCACCTTTCACACAAGACATTTGATGAAGTCTGCCTGAAGAATATTCCAGAAGCAGtagattttgaattttcctcatgTTTTCAATTGTTTCAATTCCAATATGAGCCCAAAAATATGGCCCACTTATAACTTCTGTCACTATGACATCCTTCCaagcattttcagattcatcttCTTTCTGTTGATTAGGTTTACTTTTTGTATCTAACGGCCATGCTAATTTGTTTGAAACAAGATGAGCTGTCAAATCAATTTCATTGTCAGGATCATTTGTGTCGTACAAAGTACAGACATGCACTTCAGTTGGAAAGTTACTAACAGTTCTAAGCATGCCACGTGTAGCCTTTGTAATATCTTCCTTTACTCTAACTGATATTGTACAGGGCGAAACATGTCCAACTaaatgtttattttcacaaaGGCTTTTCACTGTTGAGGTAAACTGTGATGAGAATGTGTAAAATGAAGACGTTGAATCAAAGAGTAACATAAGTCTACGAAATACCACTTCAGAAATAAGGGGCTGCACCGGACAAATAGCAAGTTTCGATAAATTCCATAAAATATTTAACGACACTTCAAGAAAAGTGGAATTCTCTTCAGATTCGAAACCAAAATCAAATTCCATTAAAACCTGTTCTAAAATCCCATTGGTTAAGAAAAGAGTTCTGACATCACCAGTTGGATCTATTGTTATTAACTGATGGATGACTGATAACGCTGCTAGTCTGGTCATCGATGAACCTTCTATGTCCAGCCGTGTAAGGCTTAACAGGTAACTCAAACTTTTCTCCGTAATTTTCTGTGGATGTTCACCAAGGATGGACATTTTTTTATACTACAGAGGTCAACCTGTCTACCTGTAGAATATTTAGAAAGGAAACTCATTATTGATGCATACAATGAAGTTTCAATATTTTACTAAATGTATatggcaaaaacaaaaatactgttAATTTATTGTGATCATTGTCATTTACTTGTTACCTAttcttacatcatgtacattcgacttggactttttttttaacttccttTAAAGTTTTACTGTGCATGTTGCTGTGGTCATGGTGATGTTTGCCATGAAACAACCCTGCGCAAGAGACCAACATATTTTTCTATTCACATGCAGTTAAACATGCTAAGGATATTTgttgctcagtttcaaaataaataactttccataaaactaatatatattgatagaggattaattgaggaatcaaaaaagcaaaaaaaatataggggtcagtgtgattgttttcgagatattagccattgaaattttggccgGAAAATgatctctcttgatttttcatagctttaaaatcattgaccagttatatatataattaaagttctcaaaaactattaaaaaataaataagattttataagacttttacaaatggcttataattatacatgttaaagatttataaaaagaaaaatgggggttcatgggcaaatttttttaaggcattcaaatagaTAAACAGATAAAACCAgtggatttcgaaaatctgacaaatattcaaaaacataacagcttagcaaacatccttaaatagGTTTAAAATGCCTCACAGTGGACAAAaagtatatatgtctctgttggcaataaataaatctatcatccttatatatatatcaaacatctaatatcaatgaatatatacatttgtgaattcaattatgaggtcaaataattgtatattatttattattaagaTCTATGTATATTGCAgggtctgtataattatgtaagagtaagactgaggttgataagtaatgtggtcaatttgattgacagtttacgaggtggggcattgtaattaaaggtctaCCTTGTCTttgattgtttagtgataatgacagtagtcaatcatactagtattgtatcaatacccaataacctaatcaaaatgtttttaaaaaaagcctGCATATCAACACACCTAACtaacatacattcttgaatgagcTGCTCCAATAATACCTTTTTcagtttatatatgtatttatgtaCACATACATGAGAACCATAGGGACCTATATtccagtgtgaatacatttagtaacagtagctaacctgtcctgttgttagggaggccagtgccttagtaaagatttagaacaagttctaatctttccaacaaaacatgtttcaatattaaagttaatttttttttggtcaacCAAAACTTTCCGATTCTCCTGTGACCTGTACTATTGAAAAGCTTCAACACACGTTCTTTGTCAACTGCATGGGAATGACACTTCTAAAGTTTGGTAAAGTGTGGTCAGTTGACCAATCTCAACTCCAAGTTTAACATTATGTACCTATTATGAAAAGTAACAGTACATGTACATAGTCCCATCTATTGTCAGCtgtaaagactgttttataaagaAACCTGTTATTTCACTTATGATTTAGCAGGACTACTAGTTTTACAGTATCAGACATTTCAAGCAGGGTCGTTTTAGTACTGCGGTATTCAGTCCAACTCAGTTTACTGCTGTTCTATTGAACTGAGTGCATGCCTATCCAAATCAGTTGTGTtgctataaaaaaatcaaagcgctgtaagcgctgaaggcagttaaccaaaaaccaaggcaaccataattatgaaaactgtggcaatgttgcctcaacattaaacattcatatatagtacattcatgtttatctaatgatttatttattaaggcaaataatttatatgttatcaaggtttcaaaagcaatgcatatatcaatgtatatttttttatggtgagtctgcagtggtacaagttcccaatgattgcagttgttctactgagtagttaaccttggttttatttgactgctataagttcaagttgacttagtatgaacatgtaatagtatgaatggactggt
It includes:
- the LOC139512678 gene encoding uncharacterized protein, with amino-acid sequence MSILGEHPQKITEKSLSYLLSLTRLDIEGSSMTRLAALSVIHQLITIDPTGDVRTLFLTNGILEQVLMEFDFGFESEENSTFLEVSLNILWNLSKLAICPVQPLISEVVFRRLMLLFDSTSSFYTFSSQFTSTVKSLCENKHLVGHVSPCTISVRVKEDITKATRGMLRTVSNFPTEVHVCTLYDTNDPDNEIDLTAHLVSNKLAWPLDTKSKPNQQKEDESENAWKDVIVTEVISGPYFWAHIGIETIENMRKIQNLLLLEYSSGRLHQMSCVKGDLIVVAKERDGEVFLFRAEVLSRKPQEVRVWALDYGFVVDVAADNVMNVYGTPNNLNLPPQIKLCSIQGVQAQPRDSLMVKLSGAILCNLTQKSIPAGDVILKLDGFETLQKFIEISPDQDTNTEVLKLITNLSYGERKRRKWLETDMIPVLLGKTMDQTNKLTLQNILYCLTNLIIRCDEARAKFYHSQGIDTILTVLITSQRNSSVSRAAIHLLKVFIQRLNQTSTECLPMNVSLRSGKNSNHRKSEMDKLLQEMSDVRLKRGEIQYAIPEDRLSHNFSHDSREAIPPELADIGQHPPTKQQLLDMIEGRQSSDLDPVPINACAKTFDNKKYFIKDQIVDIQTDSLHELRPNKTLSTVSASLISTHVCGMLNNRKGGEIIFGLSTTSKAEGLKASRDDRDEFRLGVDRMMTDKLSPPALHSLFDMEYHQVVEDNEDSKRLIPIPDLYIIVIRIKPSKGSLYTMKRDNTSYIRFGSTTALLSMQDLRNLVILEEEDRYRSQIIELRHKLQ